The following DNA comes from Microbacterium wangchenii.
GCGGGGCGTTCCACGTGAGAGAGCATCCGCTGCACGAGCGCGACCCACAGGGCAGCCAGGGCCACCACCGTGGTGACCGCGATCGCCAGCAGCGCTGCGACTGCGCCTCCGGAGGCGGACGGCAGCGCCCACGCGGCTCCGAGGGGCGTCAGGGCGAACGCGTCGGCCGCCCCCCGCAGCTCGACGGGCACCGCGGCGCCCCACTCGAGGGATGCGAGGAACACTCCCACCGGGACGATCACCACGAGAACGGCGACGAGGAAGACGCCGGTCAGCTCTCTCGAGCGTCGTTCGCGCACCACGAGCGCGGCGACGGCTTCGCCGACGCGGGCAAGGAGGGTGCAGGTGAGCACGGCGAGCACGACGGATGCCGCGCCCAGCGCGAGCGAGGCGCCGTGAGAGTCCCACATCACCGCCGCGCACGCCGCCAGGGCGAGCACGACGGCGATGGGGACGCTGATCAGACCCGCGACGACCAGTCCCGCCGACAGGGGCCCCGGCGGCAGACCGAGCACCGCGAAACGCCGCGGGTCCAGGGGGTCGGCGGCGCCGAGCACGAGGGGTGCCACCGCGAAGCCGAGCGTGATCGCCGATCCGCCCAGCACCGTCACGACGCGCGCCTCCGCGGGGGTCGCGTCGCCGAGGCTCAGGATCGCGACGCATGCGACGGCCGTCGCGGCTGCCAGGAGGACCAGGCCCACGCTCAGTCGGATCACGTCACGGCGCTCGCCTCGCAGGAGGCCGAGCATCGAGGCCAGCCTCAGTCGGAGAAGGCGTGCAACCACTCCAGGCCCTCCACATCGCCCGCTCCGCCGGCCAGCTCGAGGAAGCGCTCCTGAAGGGTGCCGGCACCGCGCACCTCGTCAATCGTGCCCTCGGCGAGCACCTGGCCGGCCACGAGCACCGCGACGCGGCTGCAGACGCGCTCGACCAGCTCCATGCCGTGGCTGGAGAGGATCACGGTGCCGCCATGGGCGACGTAGGCCGAGAGGATGTCGAGGATGACCGCGCTGGAGACGGGATCCACCGATTCGAACGGCTCGTCCAGCACCAGCAGGCGCGGCGAGTGGATCATGGCCCCGGCCAGCATGACCTTCTTGGTCATGCCGGTGGAGTAGTCCGACACCGACCGCCCGAGCGCGTCGACGAGGTCGAACGCGCGCGCGAGGTCGACGATCCTGCTCTCCACGACCGCCGAGGGCAGGCCCCGCAGCACACCGTAGTAATACAGCAACTGCCGGCCGGTCAGACGGTCGAACGTGCGCAGCCGATCGGGCAGGACGCCCATGGCACGCTTGGCCTGCGTCGAACGAGTGCGCGCGTCGATGCCGTTGACGGTGATCGCGCCCTCGTCGGGGCGCAGGAGACCGGCGATCATCGACAGGGTCGTCGTCTTGCCCGCCCCGTTGGGCCCGACGATCCCGTAGAACGACCCGGCCGGAACGGTGAGGTCGATCCGGTAGACGGCCCGCGTGCCGCCGAAGGTCTTCGTCACGCCCTCAAGGGCGAGTGCGGGCACGGCGGCGTCGGCGCCGGTCTCCGGGGCGGGGTCCAGGGTGACCAGCAGGGTCTCCGACGCGTCCGTGTCGACGGCGGGCTCGCCCGGCACATCCGCGGTCAGAACCTGAGTCGGCGCGGGTTCTGACGCCGCCGGCGTCTCGGGCTCGGTCTCCCGGTCGGCCACGAGCTGTTCGAGCTCCACGACCGGATCGGGCTCCGGCTCGGCGACGGCAGGCTCGGCGACGGCAACCGGCGCGGGCTCGGCGACGGCGACCGGCTCCGGATCGAGGACCGCGTCCGGCTCCGGCTCCGATACGACGGCCACGGGCTCGGGCTCCACGGCGGCAGGCTCGGGCTCCACGGCGGGGGGCTCGGGCGCGGGGGCGACCGACGGGATGTCGGCCGCCGGCACGGACGGGACCGGCGGCAGTGGCGGACGCGGCGGGATGACCAGCCCATCCGGCACTGCCGGCGGTCCAGGTAGCGGGGGCGGCGGGCCCGGCAGCGGCGGGGGCGGACCGGGCAACGGCGGCGGGACCGCGCCGACCTTCGCACCCACCCCGCCGTCGACGACGGCGCGGGCGGCGGTGGAGCGCGGTCTGCTCGCAGCGGGCTTCTGCGCAGGCTTCTCCGCCGTGACCTTCTTCGCCGCCGGCTGCTGGGCTGCGGGCTTCTTGGCCGCGGCTTTCTTGGCCGCAGGAGCCTTGCCTGCAGGTTTCTTCACCGCCGGCTTCTTCGCGGCGGGCTTCTTGTCTGCAGCGGGCTTCGCGGCACTCGGCTTGGTCGCCGCCGTGGGGCTGATCGGCTGCTCCTCCGCGCCCGCGGCGGCAGGGGTCTCCGCTCTCTCCCGAGGCTCGGCGACCACCGCGACGGGGGGTGTCACGGCGGGGAACGGCGCGTTCTTCGAAGCCACCTCCGTGTCGATTTCCCCATCGACGTCCGGGGGCGAATCGTCAGGCAGCGGCAGCGAAGCTGTCATCGTCCCAAACTAGCAAGTCGAACCGACAGAGAGGCCTGGTGTTACCTGAGACCCGGGACTACACCATGCATCACGAATCGGCAACGGGTCGCGGTTATGATGTCTCTCTTCAGGCTTCCTCGCTACCATGAGGGGCGCACAACGGAGTGGCATTCCGGTTAACCGGACATGAACCAACCCCAGGAGCAACAGTGTCCCCTCAGATCGTCATCCTCGCCGCCGGCCTCGGTTCGCGGCTGGGCCGAAGCCTCCCCAAGCCCCTCACCGAGCTGGGTGACGGCCGCAGCATCATGCAGCAGCAGCACGACAACATCCACGCGGCCTTCGGCCCCGGCGCCCGCATCCTCACCGTCGTGGGTTACCGCGCCGAGACCATCGTCGACGCGTTCCCCGAGGCGGACTACGTCTACAACGAGCGCTACGACCAGACCAACACGTCCAAGAGCCTTCTGCGCGCCCTCGCCCAGACCGGAAAGGGCGGGGTGCTGTGGATGAACGGCGACGTCGTCTTCGACCCCCGCATCCTCGGGCGGGCGCTGCCCCTGATCGAGCGCGACCAGTCCTTCGTGACCGTCAACACGGCCAAGGTCAGCGACGAAGAGGTCAAGTACACCGTCGGCCCCGACGGCTTCATCAAGGAGCTGTCGAAGACCGTCGTCGGCGGCATCGGCGAAGCCGTGGGCATCAACTTCATCTCCGGACGCGACAAGAAGTCGTTCCAGCGTCAGCTCGCCCGCGTGGGTGACCAGGACTACTTCGAGCGCGGCCTGGAACTGGCCATCGCCGAAGACGGCCTGCGACTGGAGCCGATGGACATCTCCGACCTCTACGCCGTCGAGGTGGACTTCGCCGAAGACCTCGAGCGCGCGAACCTCTTCGTCTGAGCGCCCTGAGCACTCCCGCCACGACGTCGATCGGATCGCCCGGATGAGCGAGAAGGTGCACCGCATCCACTCGCTCCCGCAGGACGCGCCGTGGTCGGGCGGGCTCCCGCCCGTCGGCTCCGACGAGCACCCCCGCACCATCCGCGCGCTCGACCGCGTGCTGGCCATCCAGCGGCCCGTCGTGCTCGCGCACCTGCGGAGCATCCGGTTGCGTCATCCGAGCGCCACCCCCGCCGAGCTGGTGCGGATCCTCGAGCGTCGCTACCTCGCCGGAGTGACCGCGGGCGGCGCTGCAGTGGGCGCCACGGCCGTCGTCCCGGGAGTGGGCACAGGCGTCACCCTCGCCCTCAGCGGCGCGGAGACGGTGGGGTTCGTCGAAGCCACGACGCTGTTCGCCCAGTCGGTCGCCGAGGTGCACGGCATCGCCGTGTCCGATCCTGATCGCGCCCGCGCCCTCGTGCTCACGATGATGCTCGGCAAGGAGGGCGTCGATCTCCTCGCCCAGTTCGCCGGCGAAGTCACCGGCCGCGGGACCTCACGCGCGGGGTACTGGGGCGAGATGGTCACCAAGACGCTCCCTCGGGCTGCGGTCGGCCCCGTCGTCGACCGGCTCAAGTCCGTGTTCGTGCGGCAGTTCGCCGCGCGCGCAGGCGCCTCCTGGGTGGGCAAGGCCCTGCCTTTCGGGGTCGGCGCGGCCGTGGGCGGTGCGGGCAACAACATCCTCGGGCGGCGGGTGCTCGTCGGGTCCCGTCGCGCCTTCGGTGCGCCGCCGGTCCAGTGGCCGGCCGAACTGGAGCCTCGCCCCGGGGCGCGGCGCGCCGAAGCCGCCGCGGTCGTCGGTGCCCAGCGAGTCGGCGGGGCAGTCGCGGGCGTGGCCGGCAGTGCGGCCCGAGGCATCGCCTCGGCGGGCCGGTCGGTGGGCGGCGCCACGCGCCGCGCCGGCGGGGCCGCACGTCGCGCGCTGCCCGGACGCACCTCCCGCAGCACTGCGGACGCGGATGATGCGCCCGTCGAGGGCCCCGCAGGGATCGACGACTCCCCCGACGGCGGCGAACGATAGCTCCGCCATGGACAGCACACTGACGTGCCTGGGCGAATGGATGCCCCGCCAGCGGTGGTACGCCAACAAGGGCGCGGCGCCGGATCTGCGACTGGTCGCGGAGTGGGACCTCGGCGGCTCCCCGGACGCGCGGGTGCAGGTGCTGCTGGTGTGCGACAGCAGCGGAGGACGCCCCTCGCTCTACCAGATTCCGGTGGTGTGGCGATCCGAGGCCTCCCCCGCGGAGATCGGGCGCCCTCACGGCGCGGTGCTCGTGGACGGTACCGCCGACGCCGCCTTCCACGCCGTCCTCTACGCACTGGTCACGCGCGGTGGACGCTTCGGCGGCGCGGACGGACCGCTGTACGGGGAGCCATCGCCGCGGCATGTCCGCGGGTCGCACCATCCGCTCCCGGCCACCGTGCTCGAGGGCGAGCAATCCAACACCTCCCTCATCTTCCGCGGCGCCGGCCGCGCGCACCCGGTGATCTGCAAGGTCTTCCGGCAGGTGCACGCCGGGCTCAACCCCGACATCGAGCTGCAATCCGCTCTCTCCGAAGCCGGCGCCCGCTCGGTGCCGCCGGTGGTCGGTGCGGTGTCGGCCATGTGGCGCGCACCCGGCGACGAAGGCCACCTGGTGGCCGGGTCCCTCGCGTTCGCCCAGGAGTTCTTCCCGGGCGTGCAGGACGCGTGGCGCGTGGCGCTGCGGGCTGCCGAACAGGGCGCCGACTTCTCCGGACCGGCCGAGCGGCTCGGCGTGGCGGTCGCGGAGACCCACGCCGCCCTGGCCCGACTGTTCCCCACCCGCCCCGCCACCGCTGCAGACCTGGACAGGACGGCCGCACGCTGGCGGGCGCGGCTCCACGCCGCGCTGGAGGCCGTCCCTGAGCTCGAGGCCTTCGTCCCGGCGGTGGAGGGCACCTTCGCGCGCGCCCTCGCCGCGCCGTGGCCGCGGCTGCAACGGGTGCACGGCGATCTGCATCTCGGCCAGGTCATCGACGTGCCGGGGCGCGGATGGGTGCTGCTGGATTTCGAAGGCGAACCGCTGCGACCCATGTCCGAGCGGCACGCACCGGATTTCGCGGTGCGCGACGTCGCCGGGATGCTCCGCTCCTTCGCCTACGCCGCCGACTCCGTGCCGGCAGGATCCACGGGCGACCCGCACGCCTGGGCCGCCACGGCGCGCGCGGCGTTCCTGCGCGGGTACGCCGCATCCGGCGCGGCCGAGACGACGGACCCGCGCGTGCTGAGCGCGTTCGAGGTCGACAAAGCGCTCTACGAGACGGTGTACGAAGCCCGGAACCGCCCCGACTGGGTGCGCATACCGCTGGCCGCGGTGGAACGGATCGCCGCCGGCTGATCAGTCGTCGACGTCGGCTTCTTCGTCGCCGTCCCGGATGTCGTCCTGGGCCCCGGGGCGCGAGTGCCAGTGCTCCCACCGCTCCATGAGCGTCTCCACCGCCGCTTCGAACCGCGCCGACGCCGCCCCCGGCGTGGTGTCGCCGAAGTAGTACCGGACCCACTGCTGAAGACGAGCGACCGATTCCGGGTCGCGGAGCACGCGCTCGGCCCGCGCGACGATGTCAGGCGCCTCCGCCGCATCCAGCCACTCGCAGGCGGAGAGGTAGCCGTGGGTGTCCACGATCGCCTCCGGGTCGGTGGGGCGCGTGATCAGAAGGGGCTTGTCGGCGGCGAGACGGTCGTAGACCATCGCCGAGATGTCCACGACAGCGAGGTCGGCCGCAGCCAACTGCCAGCCCAGCTGCGGGCCGTCGTCGTACACGTGCTGGGCTGCCGGATCGGCCGTGTTCGCCGCGGCGAGGGCGGCGATGATGCGCTGGTTCGCCCGGCCGTACTCGGGATCCACGACCCCCGAGCGGGGGTGCGGACGGTAGATGACGCGGTGGCGCCCGCTGGCCAGCAGCGCGGAGACGAGCGCCTCGCCGTGGGTGCGGATCGATCCGTAGTGCGCCGAGGGGCGGTCGCCCTCCCACGTCGGCGCGTACAGCACGACCGTGCGGTCATCGGGCGAATAGGGCAGGACGCCGGAGTAGTGATCGGCCTGCGGGCGGCCGATCGAGAACGTGCGCGCGTCGAGGTCGTAGTCCCACAGCACCCGCGCCAGGCGATCGCGTGCGGCGTCGCCGGCGACGAACGCATAGTCGTACGCCTTGAACTGGTTGGTCGTCATGTACATCTTGTCGGACTCGCCGTGGTTGATGAACACGTGCCAGCGCCGGCCGTACCGGAACATCTGGAAGTTGCGGGTGTTCTGGTTCACGTAGAGCACGACGCGGATGTCCTGCCCGGCCACGAACTGCTCCAGGTCGCGCACCGAGGGCACGTAGGCCACCGGCAGGGCGCCGTCGGCCAGCAGCGCCCGCGTGCCGAACGCCGACCGGGCGAGCACGACCACGGGCCACCGCTGCGCGAGAGCGGCGAGCGGTTTGTACCACTGCCGCATCTGGTACATGTTCACCGCGCCATCGGCGAAGTACACCGCCACGCGGTAATGCTGGGGCGGATGCGGCGGCTGCGACTGGATCGCGCCGCGCACGGCTTTCACGGCTGCGCGGTTGGACAAGCCCTTGCGGAACAGGCCCCACGCGAGCTTGGCGTCGCCGATCAATCGCATCCTTCCAGCGTACCCACCGGCCCCACCATGACATGATCGTCGGATGCATGTCGCCGCGCCCGGACGCCGGGACGCCCCCGTGCCCGAGGAGGGATCCGGCGTCACCTTCGTCATGCCGGTCCTCAACGAGGAGCGGTACCTGCGTCGCGCCGTCGAGACCGTGCTGGCCCAGGACGTCCCCGGCCCGGTCGAGCTCGTCCTGGCCCTGGGCCCGTCCTCCGACGGCACGGACCGCATCGCGCGCGACCTCGCCGCGGAGGACCCCCGCATCCTGCTCGTGGACAACCCCGCCGCCGATATCCCGGTGGGCTTGAACCGCGCCATCCGCGCCGGTCGCTATCCCACGATCGTGCGCGTGGACGCCCACTCGGAGATCTCGCCCGACTACACCCGCCGTGCCCTCGCCACCCTCGCGCGCGTGCGGGCGGCCAACGTCGGCGGCGTCATGCACGCCGAAGGGCGGACCCCCTTCCAGCGCGCGGTCGCGCGGGCCTACAACTCGCCCATCGGCCTGGGCGGGGGCGCGTACCACGGCGGGACGGTGGAGGGCCCGGCCGAATCGGCGTACCTCGGGGTCATGCGACGCGCAGTCCTGGAGGAAGTCGGCCTGTTCGACGAATCCATCCGCCGCGGCGAGGACTGGGAGCTGAACCTGCGGATCCGCCGCGCCGGATACCGGGTGTGGTTCGATCCCGAGCTGTCCGTCGTGTACTGGCCGCGGGAGAGCTGGACGCGCCTGGTGCGGCAGTTCCGTGCCACCGGCGCATGGCGCGGCGAGCTGGTCCGGCGGTACGGGCGGGGCAACTCGCTGCGCTTCTTCGCTCCCCCCGCACTTGTGGTCGCCGTGGGCGTGAGCATTGCCGTGGGCCTGCTCCAGGTCACGCGCGTGGTCAGCGGTGTCTGGACGCTCATCGCCTCGATCGTGCACCTGCCGGTGGCCGTGTACGCGGCACTGATCGGGGCGGTCGCCGCCGGTCCCGGCGGAGGGAAGGGCTGGCGCGACAAGCTGTGGACGCTCGCGGTGCTGCCCACGATGCACCTGTCGTGGGGAGCCGGTTTTCTGGCGGGCCTGCTGCGGGGCGCGCACGACACGGTCGACACCTCACGGCTGGGCGACCGGAACACCCCGCTTCCCTGATCCCGGCTACTCCGGGCCGCGCACGAACCCCTGATCCAGGATCCGCGCCACCACGCGCTCGGCGGCCGATCCGTCGTCGCGCGCGTTGAACGTGCGCCGCCACCTCTCATACCGGTCGGCGTAGTCGGCGGGGTCGCCGTCGCGCAGGGCGGACACGAGGTCGGCCTGCGTCCGGACGACCGGGCCGGGGACGGCGTCTTCGAGGGTGAAGTAGAACCCGCGCAGTTCTCCCCGGTAGTGCTCCATGTCGGGCACGAGGAAGTACATCGGCTTGCCCGTGACCGAGAAGTCGAACATCACGGAGGAGTAGTCGGTGATGAGCGCGTCGACGGCCGTCAGCAGCAGCGAGGTGTCGGGGAAGCCGGTGACGTCGATCACCTGCGCGCCCACGGCGTCGCGCCCGGGCTGCAGCGTGCGCGAGTGCCCGCGCACGAGCACCACGGCGCCGGCCTGCTCGGCCAGAGCCGCGGGGTCGAGGAAATCGACGATCTCCTCCCGGTCGTCACGCCACGTGGGCGCGTACAGCAGGACGCGCGCATCCGGGGCGATCCCCAGCGCGCGGCGCGTGGCCGCGCCGTCGTCGGTGACCAGGACGTCGTTGCGGGGATACCCCTCGACCCAGATCGGCCGCCGGAAGAAGGCGTACGCCTTGCGCAGAATGCCCGCGGCGTACGGATTCTGAGCGAGCAGCACGTTCCAGCGGCGCGACTCCCGGAGAACCGCGAGCGCGCGGCGCGGATCGAACCCGGGCCGGTGCAGGGCGAGCCGCTTGACCGGCGTGCCGTGCCACGTCTGCAGCACGACCTGCCCGGGGCGCCGCGCGAATCGCCGCCGCATCCAGTCGTTGATGACGAGCAGGCGCGACGCGCCGCGTGCGCGCCACCATTCCGGCGTGCCCTCCACGACCGGCACGGCACCGTCGGGCACGTGCACGGAGAGATCCACGACGCTCCAGTACCGCGTGACGGCGGGAGCGCGGCGAGCGAGCTCGCGATCGATCGCGAGCGGATTGCAGCCGGCGTTGCGCCCGTAGAAGCTCTCGAAGAACACCGCGTTCTCCAAGTCCCCTCCCCCGGCGGCGTAGCGGCGCTCGAGCGCTTCCTGTCCTTCGCCGGAGTCGTACGCCGGATTCACCGGCGGACCGATCCGCACGTGCTCGCCGTCCCACGACGCCCGCAGCGTCCGCAGGAGGGTGACCGGCACGGCGTCGGCCGGCAGGCCCGTGTCGGTCGCCTCGCCCGGCTCGATCACGAGCGAATAATCGCCGGTGGGCAGGGGCAGCTCGGGGCCGCCCCATCGTGCGGCCTGCAGCGCGATGCTCGCGCGCCACGTGCGCCCCCGTCCACTCATCCGGCCCTCGGCGCGCGCGCGGCGGCCCACGAGAGCCACGGCGTGCGGGCGCGGCCCGGTGCCGGAAAGCTCCAGCGTCGCGACTCCGTCGTCGCGGACGAGGAAACGCACATCGGTCATGAGACTCCTCTCGGCGCGCCGAGAGCGGCGCGGATGGCGCGGTACACCCGTTCGGTGTTGCGCCCGTCACGGTAGGCGTGCATGTGTTCGCTCAGAGCGAACGAGCGGGCCGTGCGCTCGTCGGGATCGCGCAGCACGGCCTCCAGTTGCGCGCAGGCCTGCGTCCACGACGCCGCCCAGTCCTCTCCCGCGACGTCCGTGTAACGGCCGTACATGCCGCGACGGGCGCGGTACTCCGCCAGATCGGGGGCCAGGAACACCACCGGCAGCGGCACGAGGCCCGCGTCGAAGACGAGTGAGGAGTAGTCGGTGATGAGCACGTCCATTCCCGGAAGCAGCGGTGTCACGTCGGCCACGAGGTCGGACCCGAGGCTCCGCACGCGGTCCGTTCCCACCGGCGGGCGGTACTCCCCCGCACCC
Coding sequences within:
- a CDS encoding glycosyltransferase family 2 protein, with product MHVAAPGRRDAPVPEEGSGVTFVMPVLNEERYLRRAVETVLAQDVPGPVELVLALGPSSDGTDRIARDLAAEDPRILLVDNPAADIPVGLNRAIRAGRYPTIVRVDAHSEISPDYTRRALATLARVRAANVGGVMHAEGRTPFQRAVARAYNSPIGLGGGAYHGGTVEGPAESAYLGVMRRAVLEEVGLFDESIRRGEDWELNLRIRRAGYRVWFDPELSVVYWPRESWTRLVRQFRATGAWRGELVRRYGRGNSLRFFAPPALVVAVGVSIAVGLLQVTRVVSGVWTLIASIVHLPVAVYAALIGAVAAGPGGGKGWRDKLWTLAVLPTMHLSWGAGFLAGLLRGAHDTVDTSRLGDRNTPLP
- a CDS encoding maltokinase N-terminal cap-like domain-containing protein, whose translation is MDSTLTCLGEWMPRQRWYANKGAAPDLRLVAEWDLGGSPDARVQVLLVCDSSGGRPSLYQIPVVWRSEASPAEIGRPHGAVLVDGTADAAFHAVLYALVTRGGRFGGADGPLYGEPSPRHVRGSHHPLPATVLEGEQSNTSLIFRGAGRAHPVICKVFRQVHAGLNPDIELQSALSEAGARSVPPVVGAVSAMWRAPGDEGHLVAGSLAFAQEFFPGVQDAWRVALRAAEQGADFSGPAERLGVAVAETHAALARLFPTRPATAADLDRTAARWRARLHAALEAVPELEAFVPAVEGTFARALAAPWPRLQRVHGDLHLGQVIDVPGRGWVLLDFEGEPLRPMSERHAPDFAVRDVAGMLRSFAYAADSVPAGSTGDPHAWAATARAAFLRGYAASGAAETTDPRVLSAFEVDKALYETVYEARNRPDWVRIPLAAVERIAAG
- a CDS encoding CDP-glycerol glycerophosphotransferase family protein, producing the protein MTDVRFLVRDDGVATLELSGTGPRPHAVALVGRRARAEGRMSGRGRTWRASIALQAARWGGPELPLPTGDYSLVIEPGEATDTGLPADAVPVTLLRTLRASWDGEHVRIGPPVNPAYDSGEGQEALERRYAAGGGDLENAVFFESFYGRNAGCNPLAIDRELARRAPAVTRYWSVVDLSVHVPDGAVPVVEGTPEWWRARGASRLLVINDWMRRRFARRPGQVVLQTWHGTPVKRLALHRPGFDPRRALAVLRESRRWNVLLAQNPYAAGILRKAYAFFRRPIWVEGYPRNDVLVTDDGAATRRALGIAPDARVLLYAPTWRDDREEIVDFLDPAALAEQAGAVVLVRGHSRTLQPGRDAVGAQVIDVTGFPDTSLLLTAVDALITDYSSVMFDFSVTGKPMYFLVPDMEHYRGELRGFYFTLEDAVPGPVVRTQADLVSALRDGDPADYADRYERWRRTFNARDDGSAAERVVARILDQGFVRGPE
- a CDS encoding CDP-glycerol glycerophosphotransferase family protein; translation: MRLIGDAKLAWGLFRKGLSNRAAVKAVRGAIQSQPPHPPQHYRVAVYFADGAVNMYQMRQWYKPLAALAQRWPVVVLARSAFGTRALLADGALPVAYVPSVRDLEQFVAGQDIRVVLYVNQNTRNFQMFRYGRRWHVFINHGESDKMYMTTNQFKAYDYAFVAGDAARDRLARVLWDYDLDARTFSIGRPQADHYSGVLPYSPDDRTVVLYAPTWEGDRPSAHYGSIRTHGEALVSALLASGRHRVIYRPHPRSGVVDPEYGRANQRIIAALAAANTADPAAQHVYDDGPQLGWQLAAADLAVVDISAMVYDRLAADKPLLITRPTDPEAIVDTHGYLSACEWLDAAEAPDIVARAERVLRDPESVARLQQWVRYYFGDTTPGAASARFEAAVETLMERWEHWHSRPGAQDDIRDGDEEADVDD
- a CDS encoding ABC transporter ATP-binding protein yields the protein MTASLPLPDDSPPDVDGEIDTEVASKNAPFPAVTPPVAVVAEPRERAETPAAAGAEEQPISPTAATKPSAAKPAADKKPAAKKPAVKKPAGKAPAAKKAAAKKPAAQQPAAKKVTAEKPAQKPAASRPRSTAARAVVDGGVGAKVGAVPPPLPGPPPPLPGPPPPLPGPPAVPDGLVIPPRPPLPPVPSVPAADIPSVAPAPEPPAVEPEPAAVEPEPVAVVSEPEPDAVLDPEPVAVAEPAPVAVAEPAVAEPEPDPVVELEQLVADRETEPETPAASEPAPTQVLTADVPGEPAVDTDASETLLVTLDPAPETGADAAVPALALEGVTKTFGGTRAVYRIDLTVPAGSFYGIVGPNGAGKTTTLSMIAGLLRPDEGAITVNGIDARTRSTQAKRAMGVLPDRLRTFDRLTGRQLLYYYGVLRGLPSAVVESRIVDLARAFDLVDALGRSVSDYSTGMTKKVMLAGAMIHSPRLLVLDEPFESVDPVSSAVILDILSAYVAHGGTVILSSHGMELVERVCSRVAVLVAGQVLAEGTIDEVRGAGTLQERFLELAGGAGDVEGLEWLHAFSD
- a CDS encoding NTP transferase domain-containing protein, yielding MSPQIVILAAGLGSRLGRSLPKPLTELGDGRSIMQQQHDNIHAAFGPGARILTVVGYRAETIVDAFPEADYVYNERYDQTNTSKSLLRALAQTGKGGVLWMNGDVVFDPRILGRALPLIERDQSFVTVNTAKVSDEEVKYTVGPDGFIKELSKTVVGGIGEAVGINFISGRDKKSFQRQLARVGDQDYFERGLELAIAEDGLRLEPMDISDLYAVEVDFAEDLERANLFV